Proteins co-encoded in one Aspergillus flavus chromosome 2, complete sequence genomic window:
- a CDS encoding 60S ribosomal protein uL10 → MGGKSATKAAYFEKLKSLLDEYKTVFIVGVDNVSSQQMHEIRVSLRGEGVVLMGKNTMVRRAIKGFVTDNPEYERLLPHVKGNVGFIFTNGDLKATKEKILANRVAAPARAGAIAPLDVYVPAGNTGMEPGKTSFFQALGVPTKIARGTIEITTDLKLVEAGAKVGPSEATLLNMLNISPFTYGMTISQVYQEGQTFGADVLDIEEEQLLKAFSSAIQTVTALSLATGFPTLPAVMHYLVNSYKKVLAVAVSTEISWPEIEELKDRIANPDAYAAAAPVAGAGAAAGGDAPAEEKKEEEEEESDDDMGFGLFD, encoded by the exons ATGGGGGGCAAGTCTGCTACCAAGGCCGCTTACttcgagaagctgaagagccTTCTCGATGAGTACAAGACGGTCTTCATTGTCGGTGTCGACAATGTCAGCTCTCAGCAGATGCACGAGATTCGTGTGAGTCTCCGTGGTGAGGGTGTTGTCCTGATGGGTAAGAACACCATG GTTCGCCGTGCCATCAAGGGCTTCGTCACCGACAACCCTGAGTACGAGCGTCTCCTTCCTCACGTCAAGG GCAACGTTGgtttcatcttcaccaaCGGCGACCTCAAGGCCAccaaggagaagatccttgCCAACCGTGTCGCTGCTCCTGCTCGTGCTGGTGCCATCGCTCCTCTCGATGTCTACGTTCCTGCTGGTAACACCGGTATGGAACCCGGTAAGACCTCGTTCTTCCAGGCTCTCGGTGTCCCCACCAAGATTGCTCGTGGTACCATTGAAATTACCACCGATCTTAAGCTCGTTGAGGCCGGCGCTAAGGTCGGTCCCTCCGAGGCTACCCTGCTGAACATGCTCAACATCTCTCCCTTCACCTACGGTATGACCATCTCCCAGGTCTACCAGGAGGGTCAGACCTTCGGTGCCGATGTTCTCGACATCGAGGAGGAGCAGCTCCTTAAGGCTTTCAGCAGCGCTATCCAGACTGTCACTGCCCTCTCTCTGGCCACCGGCTTCCCCACCCTTCCTGCTGTCATGCACTACCTTGTCAACAGCTACAAGAAGGTTCTCGCTGTCGCTGTCTCTACCGAGATCAGCTGGCCCGAGATTGAGGAGCTCAAGGACCGTATCGCCAACCCTGACGCCTACGCCGCCGCCGCTCCTGTTGCCGGTGCCGGTGCTGCCGCTGGCGGTGACGCTCCcgctgaggagaagaaggaggaagaggaggaggagtcCGACGATGACATGGGCTTCGGTCTTTTCGACTAA
- a CDS encoding late Golgi family protein sorting complex, subunit Vps53 (GARP complex subunit Vps53, putative), translating into MSTTTSSSSSGHMPSNGAADLDPLDAVDYDPIDHLNTIFSHPSTLSSVSHVSQSLLDYEDELDDEIGALVEEQVTSNAESVERIQAAQADLTELFKKIDDVRDRASKTELAITEMTADIKQLDNAKKNLTQSMTALKRLQMLTTAYDQLRVLGKTRQYRDCAQLLQAVIQLMAHFKSYRSIDQIALLSRNVADIQRELLEQVCEDFELAFAKGEVGQKRVVLSEGCLVMDALGEHAKSRLVTWYCNFQLREYRQVFRNNEEAGSLDNISRRYSWFRRILKIYDEEYAAIWPISWRVDEILANIFCEGTREDFRGILSHSVRNGQTIDVNLLLSCLQETLDFEHTLERRFVNPSRPSTDTFTSAEAPVFGQAISEAFEPYLSVWVEAQDKQLAALIPKYRQQPIRPPDEDFDSNIVIASSTELFTFYRLSLQQCAKLSTGGSLADLAKVFAKYLDQYAQQVLLFYISERPTGTTPSKVPSLEDLISVLNTADYCYTTCNQLEEKIKGRLDKNLKQSVDLQSQADSFMGIASAAVRCLVRMVEVELEPSWREMRNTPWNRLESVSDQSTYVSELLTKLNAKSSEILQLLHKQQYARAFADHVVELISNVFVSNIFLCKPVSETGAEQMLLDGYTLKTGLSSLLPAPAPASFVKRVNNSFMKIETLLKTLQVQPSPPEALVQAYLIHIKDSSNTNFRKILELKGIRSRQEQNQLVELFQIHRASDRHAPNLQQSNPILTAFQTTPTSSSNQGLGLGTAAASIGASNLPTRFDPSMLGSAIISAAKDGVDRFGTPMSSTGNPGAGGAPGSTSTTPVSPGPFAQLQSTAENATAGNLNENLKNIGKFFRRDLGGFGGRFGRGGDDGS; encoded by the exons ATGTCTACCAccacctcttcctcctcctccggcCACATGCCCTCCAACGGAGCGGCGGATCTCGATCCTCTCGACGCAG TGGATTACGATCCAATTGACCACCTAAATACCATATTCTCCCACCCCTCCACGCTGTCCTCCGTCTCCCACGTTTCCCAGTCCCTCCTAGACTACGAAGATGAGCTGGATGACGAGATCGGCGCGCTGGTGGAGGAACAAGTCACCTCGAATGCGGAAAGCGTCGAGCGCATACAGGCTGCTCAGGCAGATTTGACGGAGTTATTCAAGAAGATTGACGATGTGCGCGACCGCGCGTCCAAAACCGAGCTGGCCATCACCGAGATGACGGCGGATATCAAGCAGCTGGACAATGCAAAGAAGAACCTCACGCAATCCATGACAGCCCTGAAGAGGCTACAAATGCTGACGACGGCATACGATCAGCTCCGTGTCCTCGGTAAGACAAGGCAGTACCGGGACTGTGCCCAATTACTGCAGGCGGTTATCCAGCTCATGGCGCACTTCAAGTCGTACCGATCCATTGATCAGATCGCTCTTCTCAGTAGAAATGTGGCAGATATACAACGGGAGCTGTTGGAGCAGGTCTGTGAAGACTTCGAGTTGGCGTTTGCTAAGGGTGAGGTTGGACAGAAGAGGGTCGTGCTTTCGGAGGGCTGTCTCGTAATGGACGCTTTGGGGGAGCATGCAAAGTCCAGGCTGGTGACCTGGTATTGCAATTTTCAGCTACGGGAGTATCGACAGGTGTTCAGAAACAACGAAGAGGCGGGCTCCCTGGACAACATCTCGCGGAGGTATTCATGGTTTCGTCGTATATTGAAAATCTACGATGAGGAATACGCAGCGATATGGCCGATTTCTTGGAGGGTTGATGAGATTTTGGCGAACATATTTTGTGAAGGGACTCGGGAAGATTTCAGGGGCATTCTTTCCCACTCAGTGCGAAATGGGCAGACAATCGATGTCAACCTATTGCTTTCGTGCTTGCAGGAGACTCTAGATTTTGAGCATACTTTGGAGCGGCGATTTGTCAATCCATCCCGCCCGTCCACCGACACTTTCACCTCGGCTGAAGCACCTGTCTTTGGCCAGGCCATTTCAGAGGCCTTTGAGCCCTATTTAAGCGTATGGGTTGAGGCTCAAGATAAGCAGTTGGCTGCTCTTATACCGAAATATCGGCAGCAACCCATCAGACCGCCAGATGAGGATTTTGATTCCAATATCGTGATAGCGTCCTCTACGGAGCTTTTTACCTTCTACAGGCTCTCTCTACAGCAATGTGCGAAACTCTCGACGGGCGGGAGCCTTGCCGACTTGGCCAAAGTCTTCGCAAAGTATCTCGATCAATATGCCCAGCAAGTCCTCTTATTCTATATCAGTGAGAGGCCTACCGGCACTACTCCATCCAAGGTGCCATCTCTGGAGGACCTCATTTCTGTTCTCAACACTGCAGATTACTGCTACACCACCTGCAATCAACTAGAGGAAAAGATCAAGGGCAGGCTCGACAAGAATTTGAAACAGTCAGTCGACCTGCAGAGCCAGGCGGATTCATTCATGGGCATCGCGTCTGCTGCTGTTCGGTGTCTTGTGCGGATGGTCGAGGTCGAGCTAGAGCCCTCCTGGCGAGAAATGCGCAATACACCTTGGAATCGGCTTGAGAGTGTTAGCGATCAGAGCACGTACGTCAGTGAACTCTTGACCAAGCTAAATGCCAAGTCCTCCGAGATCTTGCAGTTGCTGCATAAACAACAGTACGCGCGAGCTTTCGCGGATCATGTCGTAGAGTTGATATCAAACGTATTCGTTTCAAATATCTTTCTGTGCAAGCCGGTCTCGGAGACCGGGGCAGAGCAA ATGCTCCTGGACGGATACACACTCAAAACCGGCCTCTCATCTCTTTTACCGGCTCCCGCCCCGGCAAGCTTCGTTAAGCGTGTCAACAACAGCTTCATGAAGATCGAGACTCTCCTCAAGACTCTCCAAGTCCAACCATCGCCTCCAGAAGCTCTAGTGCAAGCATACTTAATCCACATCAAAGACAGCAGCAACACGAACTTCCGCAAGATCCTCGAACTCAAAGGAATCCGCAGTCGACAAGAGCAAAACCAGCTCGTAGAACTCTTCCAGATCCACCGTGCATCAGACCGTCACGCACCGAACCTTCAGCAAAGCAACCCCATTCTCACAGCCTTTCAAACCACACCCACCTCCTCTTCAAATCAAGGGCTAGGACTCGGAACCGCCGCAGCCTCAATCGGCGCATCCAACCTCCCCACCCGCTTCGACCCATCCATGTTGGGCTCTGCTATCATCTCAGCCGCCAAAGACGGTGTCGACCGATTCGGAACTCCTATGTCCTCGACTGGAAACCCCGGCGCAGGTGGTGCCCCAGGATCAACATCCACCACTCCGGTATCACCAGGACCATTCGCACAACTACAGAGCACCGCCGAAAACGCCACTGCAGGCAACCTGAACGAGAACCTGAAAAATATTGGCAAGTTCTTCCGTCGGGACCTGGGTGGATTCGGTGGTCGGTTTGGGAGGGGTGGTGATGACGGTAGCTGA